The Raphanus sativus cultivar WK10039 chromosome 2, ASM80110v3, whole genome shotgun sequence genome includes a region encoding these proteins:
- the LOC108842236 gene encoding uncharacterized protein LOC108842236 gives MEVRSGLRSTSFSTLLFVAVLTVLSGLVSRSESAQQPFRREPGHPHWHHSAFLDVRESVRSDVRRMLHSRAEVPFQVPLEVNIVLVGMNGDGGYRYAMDPHKLEEFLRVSFSTHRPSCQETGEPLDIEHRLVYNVFPVGQPELIALEKTVKESMVPAGTALETDFGRQLPAYDVEATKVESAFNRLYSYIFDTEVGAGSAGTADKPIPSAIFVVNFDKVRMDPRNTEIDLDSLMFATLPELSEADKEKQEADYIYRYRYNGGGASQVWLGSGRYVVIDLSAGPCTYGKIETEEGSVSPRTLPRIRNIMLPGEVSHAGHQSTHDIFSGQLAALVATTIEHVIAPDVRFETVDLATRVLVPIIVLQNHNRYNIMERGQNYSINIEEIESEVKKMIHHGQEVVIVGGAHPLHRHEKLAIAVSKAMRGHSLQETKTDGRFHVHTKTYLDGAILKEEMERSTDVLAAGLLDVSDPELSNKYFLRQSWEDESEGSSDSIVKHKPLWSPYSSKHKKGKKKKAVKKKGDLYRTYGTRVIPVFILSLADVDPKLMMEDESLVWASSDVVIVLQHLNEKIPLSYVSETERQHAIPSHVQRHILAGIASALGGVSAPYEKTSHAHERPVTNWLWAAGCHPFGPFSNVSQMSQMLQDVALRNTIYARVDSALHKIRETSEAVQNFASEYLKTPLGEPVKDKKNKTKTELWVEKFYKKTTTLPEPFPHELVERLEKYLDSVEEQLVDLSSLLYDHKLYDAHLNSSEILQTTMFTQQYVEHVLETERENMRCCKIEYKYTVGVKSYQTLVYGGILIAGFLVYFLVIFFSSPPAR, from the exons ATGGAGGTGAGATCGGGTTTACGATCGACTTCGTTTTCTACTCTCCTGTTCGTTGCGGTTCTCACTGTTCTAAGCGGACTCGTTTCCCGGTCTGAGTCGGCTCAGCAACCTTTCCGCCGCGAGCCGGGTCACCCTCACTGGCATCACAGCGCCTTCCTCGACGTACGAGAGAGCGTGCGATCCGATGTCCGCCGCATGCTTCACTCCCGTGCCGAG GTACCATTTCAGGTTCCTCTAGAAGTGAACATAGTCCTTGTTGGTATGAATGGGGATGGAGGATACAGATATGCTATGGATCCTCACAAATTAGAGGAGTTCTTGAGAGTTAGCTTCTCGACCCATAGGCCATCGTGCCAAGAGACGGGAGAGCCACTTGATATTGAACATCGATTGGTTTATAATGTGTTTCCT GTTGGGCAACCTGAATTAATAGCTCTGGAGAAGACAGTGAAAGAATCCATGGTGCCTGCTGGGACTGCACTTGAG ACTGATTTTGGAAGACAGTTACCTGCCTATGACGTAGAGGCAACAAAAGTTGAGTCCGCATTTAACCGGCTTTACTCTTATATATTTGATACGGAAGTTGGAGCTGGATCAGCTGGCACGGCGGATAAACCCATACCAAGTGCTATATTTGTTGTGAATTTTGATAAG GTAAGAATGGATCCTCGAAATACAGAGATTGATCTAGACAGCTTGATGTTTGCAACGCTACCAGAGCTTAGTGAGGCAGACAAGGAGAAACAGGAGGCAGATTATATATATCGATATAGATACAATGGTGGAGGAGCATCCCAAGTTTGGCTGGGATCAGGCAG ATATGTTGTAATAGATTTGTCTGCGGGGCCTTGTACATACGGAAAGATTGAAACTGAAGAGGGAAGTGTCAGTCCTAGAACATTGCCAAGGATCCGAAATATTATGCTTCCAGGAGAAGTTAGCCATGCTGGTCATCAGTCTACCCATGACATTTTTTCTGGTCAGTTAGCGGCATTAGTAGCTACTACAATTGAGCACGTCATAGCTCCTGATGTCAG GTTTGAGACAGTTGATCTTGCGACTAGAGTGCTAGTACCTATCATTGTTCTCCAAAACCACAATCGGTATAATATCATGGAAAGAGGACAAAACTACAGCATAAATATTGAAGAGATAGAATCCGAG GTAAAGAAAATGATTCATCATGGACAAGAAGTAGTGATCGTTGGAGGGGCTCATCCATTACATCGCCATGAAAAGTTAGCAATTGCTGTCTCAAAAGCCATGCGTGGGCATTCCCTTCAGGAAACTAAGACGGACGGAAGATTCCATGTGCATACCAAAACATACCTAGATGGTGCTATCCTCAAAGAA GAAATGGAAAGGTCTACTGATGTTCTAGCTGCTGGTTTGCTCGATGTATCTGACCCTGAGCTTTCTAATAAATACTTTCTGCGCCAG AGCTGGGAAGATGAATCTGAAGGTTCAAGTGATTCCATCGTGAAGCACAAACCTCTCTGGTCACCTTATAGCTCGAAACATAAAAagggaaagaaaaagaaggccGTTAAGAAAAAAGGAGATCTCTACCGGACTTACGGAACAAGAGTTATTCCAGT GTTTATTCTCTCATTAGCCGATGTGGACCCAAAGCTCATGATGGAAGATGAGAGCCTCGTGTGGGCAAGCAGTGATGTGGTCATTGTACTTCAGCATCTAAATGAGAAAATACCTTTGAG TTATGTTTCTGAAACAGAGAGACAGCACGCCATTCCATCACATGTACAACGGCATATACTTGCTGGAATAGCTTCTGCTTTAGGCGGTGTAAGTGCACCATATGAAAAGACCTCTCACGCTCATGAAAGACCTGTCACCAATTGGCTTTGGGCAGCCGGTTGTCACCCGTTTGGACCGTTCTCAAACGTCTCTCAAATGAGTCAAATGCTTCAAGATGTAGCACTG AGGAATACTATCTATGCGCGGGTTGATTCTGCTCTACACAAAATCCGCGAAACATCAGAG GCAGTACAAAACTTTGCATCTGAATACCTCAAAACTCCACTAGGAGAGCCAGTGAAagacaaaaagaacaaaacaaaaacggaGCTATGGGTGGAGAAGTTCTACAAAAAGACAACCACATTGCCTGAGCCTTTCCCGCACGAGCTAGTCGAAAGATTAGAGAAATATCTAGAC AGTGTAGAGGAGCAACTAGTGGATCTCTCGTCTTTGCTATACGACCACAAACTATACGATGCACATCTCAACAGCTCAGAGATTCTTCAGACCACCATGTTTACACAGCA GTACGTAGAACATGTACTGGAAACAGAAAGGGAGAACATGAGATGCTGTAAGATAGAGTACAAATACACAGTTGGAGTCAAATCTTATCAGACATTGGTGTACGGAGGGATACTTATTGCAGGTTTTCTTGTCTACTTCCttgtcatcttcttctcttctcctcctgCTCGTTGA